The following coding sequences are from one Candidatus Bathyarchaeota archaeon window:
- a CDS encoding MBL fold metallo-hydrolase produces the protein MGKLKLLRIYTLADNLVMSSGLQGQWGLSMLLEFLDGGGETHKVVFDTGGDKKSLMHNIEKMKVDIKDVECVILSHGHGDHTSSTVEIVSSTGGVRVYAHPHLFLPRFHIDPQGRRERGGVPEDEGLDKIEQAGGEVILSAEPIEVLPGCWTTGEIPRVSFEDVSPPIGGGRRVIVVEGVEMDDRILDDQALFLDVESVGPILVTGCAHAGIVNTLIQAKKLWGFERIHGLIGGTHLLQRPDNYLEKTVDALRELRPSLLSPCHCTGFKATAMLWRGFPEAFLLNFCGRVIEPGRLPEPRIL, from the coding sequence ATGGGGAAGTTAAAGCTCCTCAGGATCTACACCCTCGCAGATAACCTCGTCATGTCCTCAGGCCTTCAAGGCCAATGGGGCCTATCGATGCTGTTGGAGTTCTTAGATGGAGGAGGGGAGACCCATAAGGTTGTCTTCGACACAGGTGGAGACAAGAAGTCCTTGATGCATAACATCGAGAAGATGAAGGTGGACATTAAGGATGTTGAATGTGTGATCCTAAGCCACGGGCATGGAGACCACACGAGCTCAACAGTCGAGATAGTCTCCTCGACTGGGGGAGTAAGGGTCTACGCCCACCCCCACCTCTTCCTCCCAAGATTCCACATAGACCCCCAAGGGAGAAGAGAGAGGGGCGGGGTTCCGGAGGATGAGGGGTTAGATAAAATTGAACAGGCGGGGGGAGAGGTGATCCTCTCAGCAGAGCCTATAGAGGTTCTACCAGGATGCTGGACCACCGGGGAGATACCGAGGGTCTCCTTTGAGGATGTCTCTCCCCCGATCGGGGGAGGGAGGAGGGTTATCGTCGTAGAGGGCGTGGAGATGGATGATAGGATCCTAGATGATCAAGCTCTCTTCTTAGATGTCGAGAGTGTGGGTCCCATCCTGGTGACAGGCTGTGCCCATGCGGGCATCGTAAACACCCTCATCCAGGCGAAGAAGCTCTGGGGCTTCGAGAGGATCCACGGCCTTATAGGGGGAACCCACCTCCTCCAGAGGCCCGACAACTACTTAGAGAAAACCGTTGATGCCCTGAGAGAACTTAGACCCTCTCTCCTTTCCCCCTGCCACTGTACAGGGTTCAAGGCAACAGCCATGCTCTGGAGGGGATTTCCAGAGGCCTTCCTCCTAAACTTCTGCGGCCGCGTGATAGAGCCGGGAAGATTACCCGAGCCTCGAATCCTTTAA
- a CDS encoding MFS transporter, whose amino-acid sequence MKSFPIHTFLFLVLIGFFARLSYSMARTPILPLFAEVLGATPAIIGIVVGISTVTGILFKAPAGALSDLYGRRVVLLASAVIFGLMPFTYLLVYDYHILIVIRFFHGFATAIYGPVAMAVIIDISGERKGQWTATFSSISAIGGVISAPLGGGILYLMGGLNPEPAAFRFIYLIVGVIGSISLLLVLASWSYLPSKASPEPPTLRIVIEKFRRDMVAVFKDMQVLLTSSMEAVQNLTVGALEAFLPSYIISMAGLSSFHAGVIWGIQLVVLVLLRPLMGRISDIQGRKPLITWGMLLCAASFLLYPMIHHFLALCVLTLIFGAGEAMVTSSTAAMVAEQSRARGYGTSMGVFGSLWDIGHASGPIATGFLLGRFSYIPSFGIISAILILATILFQLFVRETRGFR is encoded by the coding sequence ATGAAATCTTTTCCTATACATACCTTCCTCTTCCTGGTGCTGATCGGTTTCTTTGCTCGTCTTAGCTACAGCATGGCTAGAACCCCTATCCTTCCATTATTTGCTGAGGTGTTAGGTGCGACTCCTGCTATAATAGGCATAGTTGTTGGGATCTCTACAGTTACGGGGATATTATTCAAGGCTCCGGCTGGAGCCCTCTCAGATCTATATGGGAGGAGGGTTGTTCTTCTCGCCTCAGCGGTGATCTTTGGCCTTATGCCCTTCACATACCTGCTAGTTTATGATTATCACATCTTAATAGTAATCCGTTTCTTCCATGGCTTCGCCACCGCTATCTATGGGCCTGTCGCCATGGCCGTGATAATTGATATCTCGGGAGAGCGCAAGGGCCAGTGGACGGCGACCTTTTCATCCATATCGGCCATCGGCGGGGTCATCTCCGCTCCTCTAGGAGGGGGAATTCTCTACTTAATGGGCGGTTTAAACCCAGAGCCGGCCGCCTTCAGGTTCATCTACCTAATTGTGGGGGTGATAGGTAGCATCTCCCTTCTCCTGGTGCTCGCCTCGTGGAGCTATCTCCCGAGTAAGGCCTCCCCTGAGCCTCCCACCCTTAGGATTGTGATAGAAAAGTTCAGGAGAGATATGGTGGCGGTGTTCAAGGACATGCAGGTTCTTCTGACGAGCTCCATGGAGGCTGTCCAAAATCTGACAGTTGGGGCCCTAGAGGCCTTTCTCCCCTCCTACATCATCTCTATGGCCGGCCTCTCATCCTTCCATGCAGGCGTCATCTGGGGTATCCAACTCGTCGTCCTCGTCTTGCTCAGGCCCCTCATGGGGAGGATATCTGACATCCAAGGCAGGAAGCCCCTTATCACCTGGGGTATGCTCCTCTGCGCAGCTTCCTTCCTTCTATACCCTATGATACATCACTTTCTAGCGCTTTGTGTACTGACCCTCATCTTTGGCGCAGGGGAGGCCATGGTAACCTCCTCAACGGCGGCCATGGTAGCGGAGCAGAGCCGAGCCAGAGGATATGGCACCTCCATGGGGGTCTTCGGGAGCCTTTGGGACATCGGGCACGCTTCAGGTCCCATCGCCACAGGCTTCTTACTAGGAAGATTTAGCTATATACCATCCTTTGGGATCATCTCGGCCATCCTTATCCTAGCCACAATACTCTTTCAGCTCTTTGTCAGGGAGACCCGAGGATTTAGGTAG
- a CDS encoding M42 family metallopeptidase, which translates to MNAMEIDLLRRLSNAFGPPGAEEEPRGIMREELEDSADEISVDKLGNIFFLKRGEEGYPRVMLAAHMDEVALLVTHIEDSGFLRFHTLGGITSHVMPGQRIIFRGRQRPIKGIIGTKPPHIMTEEERKKLFSMEELFIDVGAVSLKEAEEKGCHIGMTGVFDVEFTELGGGYIRGKAFDDRAGCAVMVKAFKSLRESPYNLVAVGTIQEEVGLRGARTAAWQAEPDYALAIEGTFASDVPGSKPHEISARLGGGPVITIADNSIIVHPKVLRTLIEAAEAEDIPYQFKKVPRGGTDAGAIHLTRAGIPSGVVAIPCRYIHGPASVAHIDDIENTARLVEAFVRRVSTT; encoded by the coding sequence GTGAATGCGATGGAGATAGATCTTTTGAGGAGGCTCTCCAACGCCTTCGGGCCGCCCGGTGCTGAGGAGGAGCCTAGGGGGATAATGAGGGAGGAGCTCGAGGACTCGGCTGATGAGATCTCTGTGGATAAGCTGGGGAACATCTTCTTCCTTAAGAGGGGTGAGGAGGGGTATCCCAGGGTTATGCTGGCCGCTCATATGGATGAGGTCGCCCTGCTCGTCACCCACATAGAGGATTCGGGCTTCCTTAGGTTTCACACCCTAGGAGGCATAACCTCCCATGTAATGCCTGGCCAGAGGATAATATTCCGGGGGAGGCAGAGGCCCATTAAGGGCATCATAGGAACCAAGCCACCGCACATAATGACAGAGGAGGAGAGGAAGAAGCTATTCTCGATGGAGGAGCTTTTCATCGATGTCGGCGCAGTGAGCCTAAAGGAGGCGGAGGAGAAGGGATGCCACATCGGTATGACCGGGGTATTTGATGTCGAGTTCACCGAGCTCGGGGGAGGATATATCAGGGGTAAGGCCTTCGACGATAGGGCTGGATGCGCGGTGATGGTCAAGGCCTTCAAGTCCCTAAGGGAATCCCCATACAACCTTGTAGCGGTTGGGACGATACAGGAGGAAGTGGGGCTCAGGGGGGCTAGGACAGCAGCTTGGCAGGCAGAGCCAGACTACGCCCTAGCGATTGAGGGGACCTTCGCCTCGGATGTACCGGGCTCAAAGCCCCACGAGATCTCGGCGAGGCTTGGAGGCGGGCCCGTCATAACGATAGCTGACAACTCTATAATAGTCCATCCAAAGGTGCTTAGGACTCTTATAGAGGCGGCTGAGGCGGAGGACATACCCTACCAGTTCAAGAAGGTCCCGAGAGGAGGCACGGATGCAGGCGCCATCCATCTAACGAGGGCTGGGATCCCCAGCGGAGTGGTGGCCATCCCCTGCAGATACATCCATGGACCAGCCTCAGTGGCCCATATAGATGATATTGAGAACACAGCTAGGCTTGTTGAGGCTTTCGTGAGAAGGGTATCAACAACATAG
- a CDS encoding glutamine synthetase gives MRGDEPGEEEAIRSLREQVKRHDIRYIRLIVVNLQGQPKAMLIPEYELEEALRYGKGFDGSSMGFMGIERSDLIAYPDPSSFLIPMWEAPGVAVMFCYIHNPDGSPFEGDPRGLLRAAVEELEKEGYGFYTGPEVEFFYITMRNGTISPLGSGGYFDLPPLDPAEEMKMETMMCLEAAGFQLDKAHHEAAPGQQEINFRFSDPLKTADNVILYKLAVKTIAQKYGSLATFMPKPFWGLNGNGCHVHQSLVDLETGENLFHDPSSKTSLSDTALHYIGGMLSHAEALSLVVSPTVNSYKRLIPHHEAPVYICWGYGNRSSIVRIPRYPRSSKHTRIEYRHPDPSCNPYLAFIAILKAGMEGIKRRADPGEPLSRNIYQIRDEELESMGIKKLPRNLGEAIEAFHSDKIVSEALGECSKLLVKLKEREFEEYLSTVGGNLEESQEKITQWELERYLTRC, from the coding sequence ATGCGAGGGGATGAGCCAGGAGAAGAGGAGGCTATAAGGTCCCTAAGGGAGCAGGTCAAGAGGCACGATATCAGATATATCAGGCTCATAGTCGTGAACCTCCAAGGCCAGCCGAAGGCCATGCTCATACCGGAATACGAGTTGGAGGAGGCGTTGAGGTATGGGAAGGGCTTCGACGGCTCCTCTATGGGCTTCATGGGGATCGAGAGGAGCGACCTAATAGCCTACCCTGACCCCTCCTCCTTCCTGATACCCATGTGGGAAGCCCCCGGGGTTGCGGTCATGTTCTGTTATATTCACAACCCCGATGGTTCCCCCTTCGAGGGGGATCCAAGAGGCCTCTTAAGGGCTGCAGTAGAAGAGCTGGAGAAGGAGGGTTATGGATTCTACACAGGACCTGAGGTCGAGTTCTTCTACATCACCATGAGAAATGGAACGATCTCGCCCCTAGGCTCTGGGGGATACTTCGATCTGCCCCCCCTGGACCCTGCTGAGGAGATGAAGATGGAGACGATGATGTGCCTCGAGGCCGCCGGGTTCCAGCTGGATAAGGCCCATCACGAGGCTGCCCCAGGCCAACAGGAGATAAACTTCAGGTTCTCAGACCCCCTCAAGACCGCCGACAACGTTATACTCTACAAGCTGGCCGTTAAGACCATAGCCCAGAAGTATGGAAGCCTCGCCACCTTTATGCCGAAACCCTTCTGGGGACTCAACGGGAATGGCTGCCACGTTCACCAGAGCCTCGTAGACCTTGAGACAGGGGAGAACCTCTTCCACGATCCAAGCTCCAAGACGAGCCTCTCTGATACGGCCCTCCACTACATCGGTGGGATGCTATCCCACGCTGAGGCCCTATCACTGGTGGTATCCCCCACAGTTAATTCATATAAGAGGCTCATCCCTCACCATGAGGCCCCGGTATACATCTGCTGGGGCTACGGAAACCGCTCAAGCATCGTCAGGATACCGCGATATCCGAGGAGTTCCAAACACACACGCATCGAGTACAGACATCCAGACCCATCATGCAACCCCTACCTCGCATTTATCGCCATCCTCAAGGCCGGAATGGAAGGCATCAAAAGAAGAGCCGACCCCGGAGAGCCCCTCTCCAGGAACATCTATCAGATTCGGGATGAAGAGCTGGAGAGCATGGGTATAAAGAAGCTTCCCAGGAACTTGGGAGAGGCCATAGAGGCCTTCCACTCGGATAAAATAGTCTCAGAGGCCCTAGGAGAATGCTCTAAGCTACTGGTAAAGCTTAAGGAGAGAGAGTTCGAGGAGTATCTCTCAACTGTAGGGGGAAATTTGGAAGAGAGCCAAGAGAAGATAACACAATGGGAGTTGGAAAGGTATCTAACGAGATGCTGA
- a CDS encoding prolyl oligopeptidase family serine peptidase — protein sequence MSKFRIRDGEQKVFFKAGGEWCYLWTPESFSVEGKVPVVIHHHGARGYVKEGSADWLEEENKVSILRAVMEGGGCAIAGSHACGDHWGNPAAVEADKALYEALFEIRGLDMGRVGLMGGGLGGALIWNMVLGPLSGKVKAVAVMQAVASLESIIIRQRFKAPCLRAYGLPEDTPDWEAVERIRPHDPLPRLKRLTPHTPLPRVVIYHGAKDANIPPEDHAIPIWHALRGVGGEAALELFPDVEHNVYMMGKAIEDRLREFFRSSL from the coding sequence ATGTCAAAGTTTAGGATCAGGGATGGTGAGCAGAAAGTCTTCTTTAAGGCGGGAGGGGAGTGGTGTTATCTCTGGACACCAGAGTCCTTCTCGGTCGAGGGTAAAGTCCCAGTGGTTATACATCATCATGGGGCTAGGGGATATGTTAAGGAGGGCTCCGCAGACTGGCTCGAGGAGGAAAATAAGGTTTCAATCCTGAGGGCCGTAATGGAGGGTGGAGGCTGCGCCATCGCCGGCTCTCACGCCTGTGGAGACCACTGGGGAAACCCCGCCGCGGTGGAGGCCGATAAGGCGCTTTACGAAGCACTGTTTGAAATCCGTGGACTGGATATGGGCCGGGTGGGGTTGATGGGCGGGGGCCTGGGAGGGGCCCTGATCTGGAACATGGTGCTCGGCCCCCTCTCGGGAAAGGTTAAGGCTGTAGCGGTGATGCAGGCCGTGGCAAGCCTGGAGTCGATTATTATTAGGCAGAGGTTTAAGGCCCCATGCCTAAGGGCCTATGGCCTACCTGAAGACACCCCAGACTGGGAGGCGGTCGAGAGGATAAGGCCTCATGATCCCCTTCCAAGGCTCAAGAGGCTTACCCCGCACACTCCCCTGCCTAGAGTGGTAATCTACCACGGCGCAAAGGACGCGAATATACCTCCAGAAGACCATGCGATTCCCATCTGGCATGCGTTGAGAGGGGTGGGTGGAGAGGCAGCCCTCGAGCTCTTCCCCGATGTTGAGCATAATGTCTACATGATGGGAAAGGCCATAGAAGACCGCCTTAGGGAATTCTTCAGGTCATCCCTATAG
- a CDS encoding malate dehydrogenase, which produces MGFHIAVVGNGRIGRPTAYILLAEGLADELSLVDIKPGLSWAFGEELRHAAASMGYDVEINTYEEDEGVSGADLIVVCPGKPRAPGVQMSRRELVVENAGIIHYIAEVMPPKNPGAKFVIVTNPVDAMATLFKKVSKAEFVVGTGDHPDTLRFRARLAMDLGVPVSSIEGFVGGEHGAEAHALWSTVKIWGKPIDDYLKETGKSLDREAVINYVRSISKRIVDIIGGTEYGPASAFRDVVRSILQDRGELYSISVSNKLPGVPEAVNVSIPLKVGERLGPNIWKDLTEDEREKIIRAAKAIYENYLLGVSALEKAEAEVM; this is translated from the coding sequence ATGGGATTTCACATAGCCGTTGTGGGCAACGGTAGGATAGGCCGTCCAACCGCTTACATTCTACTTGCCGAGGGGCTTGCTGATGAGCTCTCCCTCGTGGACATAAAGCCAGGCCTCTCCTGGGCCTTCGGCGAGGAGCTCAGGCATGCGGCTGCCAGCATGGGATATGATGTTGAGATTAACACTTATGAGGAGGATGAGGGGGTCTCGGGCGCAGATTTGATAGTGGTCTGCCCAGGTAAGCCCAGAGCCCCAGGGGTTCAGATGAGCAGGAGGGAGCTTGTTGTGGAGAACGCCGGAATAATCCACTACATAGCCGAGGTGATGCCCCCAAAAAACCCTGGAGCCAAGTTCGTGATAGTCACCAACCCCGTGGATGCCATGGCAACCCTCTTCAAGAAGGTCTCGAAGGCAGAGTTCGTCGTGGGAACAGGCGACCACCCAGACACCCTTAGGTTCAGGGCCAGGCTGGCCATGGACCTCGGGGTCCCCGTTTCCTCTATAGAGGGGTTCGTGGGAGGGGAGCATGGGGCTGAGGCCCACGCGCTATGGTCCACGGTGAAGATATGGGGCAAACCGATCGATGATTACCTCAAGGAGACTGGGAAGAGTCTGGACAGAGAGGCCGTCATCAACTATGTCAGGTCCATCTCAAAGAGGATCGTGGACATCATAGGGGGCACCGAGTACGGGCCTGCATCGGCATTCAGGGACGTAGTGAGGTCGATACTCCAAGATAGGGGAGAGCTCTATAGCATATCCGTCTCGAACAAGCTCCCGGGGGTACCAGAGGCCGTGAATGTGAGCATCCCCCTGAAGGTGGGTGAGAGGCTGGGCCCCAACATCTGGAAGGACCTAACCGAAGATGAGAGGGAGAAGATAATTAGGGCAGCTAAGGCCATATATGAGAACTACCTCCTTGGGGTCTCAGCGTTAGAGAAGGCTGAAGCGGAGGTTATGTGA
- a CDS encoding CDP-2,3-bis-(O-geranylgeranyl)-sn-glycerol synthase — MRPEVLWVIETIYLYLPAYAANAAPVLFGGGEPLDGGRVWKDGRALLGSHKTVRGFISGLLVGSAVGVMQMQPLRGFLMTVGAVLGDLAVSFLKRRIGLRPGAPLPIADQLGFIAAAVILSYPVPPIPEVERVAAILVLTIPIHLVTNIFAWLLGLKREPW, encoded by the coding sequence ATGAGGCCCGAGGTGCTTTGGGTCATTGAGACAATATACCTCTACCTTCCAGCCTATGCGGCCAACGCGGCGCCTGTCCTATTCGGGGGAGGAGAGCCGCTTGATGGGGGCAGAGTATGGAAGGATGGCCGCGCCCTCCTGGGAAGCCATAAGACTGTCCGGGGATTCATCTCGGGTTTACTGGTGGGCTCGGCGGTCGGGGTTATGCAAATGCAGCCCTTGAGGGGGTTTCTTATGACTGTTGGAGCAGTGTTAGGAGACCTAGCTGTCTCATTCCTGAAGAGGAGGATTGGGTTGAGGCCTGGCGCACCCCTCCCCATAGCTGATCAACTTGGCTTCATCGCCGCAGCGGTGATCCTCTCCTACCCTGTTCCTCCCATCCCTGAGGTCGAGAGGGTGGCCGCGATCCTAGTTCTCACGATCCCGATCCACCTAGTCACCAACATCTTCGCTTGGCTCCTCGGCCTCAAGAGGGAGCCCTGGTAG
- a CDS encoding creatininase family protein codes for MYERSLLKLTGRAFKAGRFDKAVLPIGSTEYHGEHLPYGTDTLVAEALAEAVAGKVDGLLVLPTLPYGMSRHYYHFPVAISLTTNTLMLVLREIFQSLLGHGIKRLLIINGHDGNIPAIDAAAREFRADNPDMKIAVLEAWWETAARLLPEGTFEAWGGLGHGGEGETSMALAIAPELVEMEYARGRIPKLPLHVQVKWRFDELTPYGVTGDPTKASAEKGRMMMKALIELLTSFIKEMDERNWEIEVL; via the coding sequence ATGTATGAGAGGAGTTTGTTAAAGCTTACGGGACGGGCCTTCAAGGCCGGGAGGTTCGACAAGGCGGTTCTCCCCATAGGCTCAACGGAGTATCATGGGGAACACCTCCCATACGGGACTGATACCTTGGTGGCTGAGGCCCTTGCGGAGGCGGTGGCGGGGAAGGTGGATGGACTGCTGGTCCTCCCCACGCTCCCATACGGGATGAGTAGGCATTACTACCATTTCCCAGTGGCCATATCCCTGACGACGAACACCTTGATGCTTGTTCTCAGGGAGATCTTCCAGTCTCTACTAGGCCATGGGATCAAGAGACTGCTCATAATTAATGGGCATGATGGGAACATCCCGGCGATAGACGCTGCGGCGAGGGAGTTCCGGGCTGATAACCCTGATATGAAGATAGCCGTGCTTGAGGCCTGGTGGGAGACCGCGGCTAGGCTTCTTCCTGAGGGAACCTTCGAGGCCTGGGGCGGTCTCGGGCATGGTGGGGAGGGGGAGACATCAATGGCTCTGGCCATAGCCCCCGAACTCGTTGAGATGGAGTATGCGAGGGGCAGGATCCCAAAGCTGCCCTTACATGTTCAGGTTAAGTGGAGGTTCGATGAGCTGACGCCTTATGGGGTCACGGGAGACCCAACAAAGGCATCCGCCGAGAAGGGGAGGATGATGATGAAAGCCCTCATCGAACTGCTCACCTCATTCATAAAGGAGATGGACGAGAGGAACTGGGAAATAGAAGTTCTCTAA
- a CDS encoding Lrp/AsnC family transcriptional regulator, whose amino-acid sequence MLGERLFSLDDVDRRVLRELLKDSKRSFRELARGLGVSTATVISRVQRLESSGVITSYTAQVDHEKLGYELTVITEITVSKGKLLEVEEEISKIPNVCAVYDVTGLTDAMVIAKFKNRRSLSDFTKKLLSMPYVERTNTHVVLTTVKEDFRMINAI is encoded by the coding sequence ATGTTAGGTGAGAGATTGTTCAGCCTTGATGATGTGGATAGGAGGGTCCTGAGGGAACTCCTCAAGGACTCGAAGCGCTCCTTCAGGGAGCTAGCTAGAGGCTTAGGAGTCTCAACAGCGACGGTGATCAGCAGGGTACAGAGGCTTGAGTCCTCGGGCGTCATAACCAGCTACACCGCCCAGGTGGATCATGAGAAGCTCGGCTACGAGCTTACGGTGATAACGGAGATAACAGTCTCCAAGGGGAAGCTCCTAGAGGTGGAGGAGGAGATCTCGAAGATCCCGAACGTATGCGCGGTCTACGATGTGACTGGCTTAACCGACGCTATGGTGATAGCCAAGTTCAAGAATAGGCGGAGCCTAAGCGACTTCACCAAGAAGCTCCTCTCCATGCCTTATGTCGAGAGGACAAATACCCATGTCGTCCTAACAACGGTTAAAGAGGATTTCCGCATGATAAACGCAATCTAA
- a CDS encoding thioredoxin family protein, producing MKLDKGEGSLKILTDSTLEGFVKENPAAVVDCWAAWCPPCRALSPIIEELACEHRDIAFGKLNVDENPLTPRRYGIMAIPTLLYFKEGRLIDRTTGALPREVLEERLKRLFH from the coding sequence ATGAAACTGGATAAAGGTGAGGGCAGCCTCAAAATATTAACGGACTCCACCCTTGAAGGCTTCGTAAAGGAAAATCCGGCAGCAGTAGTCGACTGCTGGGCCGCCTGGTGCCCGCCGTGTAGGGCCCTCAGTCCGATCATCGAAGAGCTGGCCTGTGAACATAGAGATATAGCCTTCGGGAAGCTTAACGTGGATGAGAACCCTTTAACCCCAAGACGCTACGGCATAATGGCCATCCCAACCCTCCTGTACTTCAAGGAGGGAAGGTTGATAGATAGAACCACAGGGGCTCTTCCAAGAGAGGTTCTAGAGGAGAGGCTTAAAAGGCTCTTCCACTAA
- a CDS encoding D-aminoacylase — MYDILIEGGRVLDGTGNPWFWADIGIVGDRIEAVGRLRGAGADKRIDAKGLMVAPGFIDIHSHSDFTVLVDRRAESKITQGVTTEVVGNCGSSAAPMSPEVRAYREKYMRAQLGEEFRFDWESMEDYMNLIDRDGLSLNIAPLVGHGTVRQNVMGFERRAPTDEELEEMRRLVKDAMKDGAWGMSTGLIYPPSCYAGKEEIIELARVLADYGGVYFTHIRGEGDTLFEALNEAIEIGERAGVPVEIAHLKASGRRNWGKTADALRIIEEARRRGVDVTFDQYPYTASSTGLTAYLPDWAHEGGTDKLLERLRDPECRRRIASEEGRLERDWDAVMIAFAKNHPQYEGKTIMEVAKMEGKEPIEAVFDLLLSEEGQVNIVAHGLSEEDVRRVMRSPYMMVGSDGRAVSPRGILGLGKPHPRYYGTFPRVLGHYVREGVLTLQEAVRRMTSYPAQRLGLRDRGLLREGFKADITIFDPEKVRDEATFIDPHRFASGIPYVIVNGVLVLEHSKHTGALPGRALRKMGAIGYSK; from the coding sequence ATGTATGATATTCTCATCGAGGGCGGTCGGGTTCTGGATGGAACAGGCAATCCCTGGTTCTGGGCCGATATAGGCATAGTTGGGGATAGGATAGAAGCCGTCGGAAGGCTCAGAGGGGCAGGGGCCGACAAGAGGATAGATGCCAAGGGCCTCATGGTGGCCCCCGGCTTCATAGATATCCACAGCCACTCTGACTTCACCGTCCTTGTCGATAGGAGGGCTGAGAGTAAGATCACCCAGGGAGTGACAACAGAGGTGGTCGGGAACTGCGGCTCCTCAGCCGCCCCAATGAGCCCTGAGGTCAGGGCATATAGGGAGAAGTATATGCGCGCCCAGCTCGGGGAGGAGTTCAGATTCGACTGGGAGTCGATGGAGGATTACATGAACCTTATAGACAGGGATGGGCTCTCCCTGAACATCGCTCCCCTGGTGGGCCATGGAACCGTTAGGCAGAATGTGATGGGCTTCGAGAGGAGGGCCCCCACCGACGAAGAGTTAGAGGAGATGCGGCGCCTCGTAAAGGATGCGATGAAGGATGGGGCTTGGGGTATGTCGACGGGTCTAATATACCCGCCGAGCTGCTACGCCGGGAAGGAGGAGATTATAGAGCTGGCTAGGGTCCTCGCAGACTACGGTGGGGTCTACTTCACCCATATAAGGGGGGAAGGGGACACCCTCTTCGAAGCCTTGAACGAGGCTATAGAGATAGGAGAACGAGCCGGCGTCCCTGTCGAGATAGCCCACCTAAAGGCATCCGGGAGGAGGAACTGGGGGAAGACGGCAGACGCCCTCAGGATCATCGAGGAGGCCCGGAGGAGGGGGGTGGATGTCACCTTCGACCAATACCCATACACGGCCTCAAGCACGGGTCTCACGGCCTACCTGCCAGACTGGGCCCACGAGGGTGGAACAGATAAGCTCCTCGAGAGGCTCAGGGACCCGGAATGCAGGAGGAGGATAGCATCGGAGGAGGGGAGACTGGAGAGGGACTGGGACGCAGTGATGATAGCCTTCGCCAAAAATCACCCTCAATATGAGGGAAAGACCATTATGGAGGTGGCGAAGATGGAGGGAAAGGAGCCCATCGAAGCTGTCTTCGACCTCCTCCTCTCAGAGGAGGGGCAGGTAAACATAGTGGCCCACGGCCTCTCAGAGGAGGATGTCAGGAGGGTCATGAGGAGCCCATACATGATGGTTGGCTCAGATGGGAGAGCAGTATCACCTAGGGGCATACTCGGGTTAGGGAAGCCCCATCCTCGATACTATGGAACCTTCCCACGCGTCTTAGGCCACTACGTCAGAGAGGGGGTCCTCACCCTCCAAGAGGCAGTGAGGAGGATGACATCATACCCAGCCCAGCGCCTAGGCCTACGAGACCGGGGCCTCCTGAGGGAAGGCTTTAAAGCGGATATAACCATCTTCGATCCCGAGAAGGTTAGAGACGAGGCCACCTTCATAGATCCCCATAGGTTCGCCTCTGGAATTCCATACGTTATAGTTAACGGAGTGCTAGTCTTGGAACACTCTAAGCATACAGGCGCGCTACCTGGGAGGGCCCTCAGAAAAATGGGAGCAATTGGGTATTCCAAATAG
- a CDS encoding DUF1844 domain-containing protein: MREGKEERPLIDLSALDIDQLLSILIGILAAKAWQYMGLRLIPGKEEIEKDMRKAALAIDCAAFMAERLAPRLPESEARRLKAMITDLQINYARNA; encoded by the coding sequence ATGAGGGAGGGAAAAGAGGAAAGGCCCCTAATAGACCTCTCAGCCCTAGACATCGATCAACTTCTCAGCATCCTCATAGGAATTCTCGCCGCTAAGGCCTGGCAGTATATGGGGCTCCGCCTAATCCCAGGAAAGGAGGAAATCGAGAAGGATATGAGGAAGGCCGCCTTAGCCATAGACTGCGCGGCCTTCATGGCTGAGAGGCTCGCACCACGCCTTCCAGAATCTGAGGCTAGGAGGCTGAAGGCCATGATAACAGACCTCCAAATAAACTATGCTAGAAATGCCTAG